The following proteins come from a genomic window of Astatotilapia calliptera chromosome 11, fAstCal1.2, whole genome shotgun sequence:
- the LOC113032825 gene encoding LOW QUALITY PROTEIN: C-C chemokine receptor type 1-like (The sequence of the model RefSeq protein was modified relative to this genomic sequence to represent the inferred CDS: deleted 2 bases in 1 codon): protein MAAEYNDTEDNYGNYSDFDYGDYAPATDVQEFSQAFLATLYSLVFILGFIGNGLVVCVLVKHRNQSNLTDICLFNLALSDLLFVFMLPFFSHNTRVGQWTFGDFMCRLISGSHHIGFFSSIFFMVVMTLDRYMIIMYAHRVARYRTKKAAIILTVLFWMLSLFVSLPDFIFIQETEEYQEFGCDYPKESKVWEHYNLFTTNVLGLVIPVLVMVGCYSRIIPRLINMRTAKKHRIVKLIICIVVVFFLLWAPYNISLFLEFLQEREIIPDDETWYKNVKLSITVTEALAYTHCCLNPIIYAFVGEKFMRRALQLLKKLMPGYQRSDRQLIQEELSYVQGL from the exons ATGGCAG cagaATATAATGACACAGAAGACAATTACGGCAATTACAGTGATTTTGATTATGGAGACTATGCTCCAGCCACCGATGTACAGGAATTCAGCCAAGCGTTTCTTGCCACTCTCTACAGTTTGGTTTTCATCCTGGGCTTCATAG GTAACGGACTAGTGGTGTGTGTCCTGGTGAAGCATCGCAATCAGAGCAACCTGACAGACATCTGCCTCTTCAACCTGGCTCTCTCTGACCTCCTCTTCGTCTTCATGCTGCCTTTCTTCTCTCACAATACCAGGGTCGGCCAGTGGACTTTTGGAGACTTCATGTGCCGtttgatctctggctctcaccaCATTGGCTTCTTCAGCAGCATCTTCTTCATGGTTGTCATGACGCTGGACCGCTACATGATCATCATGTACGCTCACAGGGTTGCACGTTATCGCACAAAGAAGGCAGCCATCATTCTGACCGTGCTCTTTTGGATGCTGAgcttgtttgtgtctctgccGGATTTTATCTTCATACAGGAAACAGAGGAGTACCAGGAGTTTGGATGTGACTATCCCAAGGAGAGCAAAGTCTGGGAGCATTACAACCTGTTCACCACAAATGTGCTGGGTCTTGTGATTCCCGTGCTGGTGATGGTAGGTTGCTACTCCAGGATCATCCCCAGGCTGATAAACATGAGGACTGCAAAGAAGCACCGCATCGTCAAGCTGATCATCTGTATAGTGGTTGTATTTTTCTTGTTGTGGGCTCCATATAACATTTCCCTTTTCCTGGAGTTCCTTCAGGAAAGAGAAATAATCCCTGATGATGAAACCTGGTACAAAAATGTAAAGCTGTCTATAACAGTGACCGAGGCCTTAGCTTACACTCACTGCTGTCTGAATCCCATCATTTATGCTTTTGTGGGAGAGAAGTTTATGAGACGAGCCTTGCAGCTGCTGAAAAAGTTGATGCCTGGTTAC CAGAGATCTGACAGACAGCTCATTCAGGAGGAGCTCAGTTATGTCCAGGGGCTCTGA